A genomic stretch from Triplophysa dalaica isolate WHDGS20190420 chromosome 4, ASM1584641v1, whole genome shotgun sequence includes:
- the tcima gene encoding transcriptional and immune response regulator a: MSTDMYTESRRVCPSLRGNKFDTAHRKRAAANIFETVNQDALMRLFQKTGDMKAEERVRSIFSFAQDPEETARALMALKQRKKDKFLQIVGMVRHFLKLR, translated from the coding sequence ATGTCGACCGACATGTACACGGAATCTCGCCGGGTCTGCCCTTCACTCCGTGGCAACAAGTTTGACACGGCGCACCGCAAACGGGCGGCGGCGAACATCTTCGAGACCGTGAACCAGGACGCCCTCATGAGGCTCTTCCAGAAAACGGGAGACATGAAAGCCGAGGAGAGGGTGAGGAGCATCTTCTCCTTCGCGCAGGATCCCGAAGAGACGGCCAGAGCTTTGATGGCTCTCAAGCAGAGGAAGAAGGATAAGTTCCTGCAGATCGTGGGGATGGTCCGACACTTTCTCAAACTGCGTTGA